From Solanum lycopersicum chromosome 8, SLM_r2.1, the proteins below share one genomic window:
- the LOC104648904 gene encoding uncharacterized protein, which produces MVGDDIVHDEPVTNINQAANIGQEIDYNHPLFLSPSDVSGNQIISFQLTVNSVSKSLLGGIMYAATAKAVWQYVQERFTKIDGSRTFNLHKEIATLTQGVNSVTVYFSKLKTFWKEIEALVPPPGCNCEKSKEFILHLQKLKLFHFLMG; this is translated from the exons ATGGTTGGGGATGATATAGTTCATGATGAACCAGTAACAAATATCAATCAAGCTGCCAACATTGGTCAAGAAATTGACTACAATCATCCATTGTTCTTATCTCCATCAGATGTTAGTGGAAATCAGATCATTTCATTTCAGTTAACAG TGAACTCTGTTTCTAAGAGTTTACTAGGTGGCATTATGTATGCAGCCACTGCAAAAGCAGTGTGGCAATATGTACAAGAAAGGTTCACCAAGATAGATGGTTCAAGAACCTTCAACTTGCATAAGGAGATAGCCACTCTAACTCAAGGAGTAAATTCTGTAACAGTCTATTTCTCCAAACTTAAGACTTTTTGGAAGGAAATTGAGGCTTTGGTACCACCACCAGGTTGTAACTGTGAAAAATCCAAGGAGTTCATATTGCACCTACAAAAACTAAAACTGTTCCATTTTCTGATGGGCTAA